From a region of the Xyrauchen texanus isolate HMW12.3.18 chromosome 39, RBS_HiC_50CHRs, whole genome shotgun sequence genome:
- the LOC127632954 gene encoding transcription factor HES-5-like, with amino-acid sequence MTPTIISKEHLPLNNKMRKPTVEKMRRERINSSIEQLKCLLAPEFLKQQPDSQLEYPDILEMKTQRRHLQNLQTSCEQNRRKSVLPQLNSSDQNTFSKEMNVNKSAVWRPW; translated from the exons ATGACACCTACAATCATCTCAAAGGAGCATCTCCCTCTCAACAACAAG atGAGAAAGCCGACAGTGGAGAAGATGCGCAGAGAACGTATCAACAGCAGCATTGAGCAGCTCAAGTGTCTTCTGGCTCCAGAGTTCCTCAAGCAGCAGCCTGATTCCCAGCTGGAATATCCAGATATCCTGGAGATGAAGACACAGAGAAGACACTTGCAGAACCTGCAGACATCATGTGAGCAGAACAGGAGGAAAAGTGTCCTGCCTCAGCTGAACTCCTCAGACCAGAACACCTTCAGTAAAGAGATGAATGTCAACAAGAGCGCCGTCTGGAGGCCTTGGTAG